The region GGCTGTGCAGATGGACACACTGTCCCGATGAGCCTGGGATGGGGGCCACAGCAGCACCCAGGAGCTCGGGGGCCTGGGGGGTCAgtcccaggggctgggggcctgggggctggTCTCCATGGACAATACAGTGCCTGCACTCTGGCTTCTGGGTGGGTTTAGCCAAGAGGGCCCaacaggaggaggaagtgggagtGGGTGTCTGCTTCCATCCCTCGTTTCATGCCTGCTGTAGGCTGTGCCTCTCCCGAGGGCCGGGGACCCGGAAGCCCACGGCTCCCCGAGGGTTCTGCCCTGCATCCATGGGCACTGGCAGCCTCACCCTTCCCTGAGCCCCCCGGCCCCCTTTCCACATGGCTCCCCAGTGTTCTGGCCGAGGCCTGTCTCCTGGTGGGGACCGGCTGGTTCAGTCACTTGCTGGTGAACTCTCTGTGTCGCAAATGTGCTCCCAGCCCCCGCGGTGTATCCATGGGCCTTCAGACAATGAAGACACAGCAGCGGGTGAAGCAGGACATCTGTGAGGACCAGGCCCCGCATCCTGCGCATGGGACAGGGGCGGTGGTAGTGATGTGACTCCCCACCCAGGGGCCCGACAGCCTTGAAGACGCTCCAGGCCTAGAGCAGCTGCTGGAAAGACACACAGTGGCTGCTGAGGCTGCCCAGACGACGGCCCTCATGagccccttccccagcctggACAAGGGAGCTGTCTGCATGGCCTCCCAGCATCTGAGAAACGGGGCTCCAGTTCACGGAGGGTTTCATCACTGGCCAGGGCACTCCAGATCTCAGGCACAAACTTCCTGAGGCCGCGAAGCTCATGCCCACTGAGGCCACTGCTCTGGAAGGTGAGAGGGCTTCCTGCAGCTTTCCACAGTCAGGAGGGTAGGACCCTGGCAGACGAGCCCCCCACGGCCCAGCCAGGACCCTCCTGGACAAAAGGCCAGCTCTCAGACCTCTGTTCAAGCCAAACTAGTCCTCAGGGGCCTgtggtggggagaagggaagggagcgCCTTCTCAGGCAGATGGAAACGAAAAACCAGGGCAGGTGGGAATTAAGGTTGCAAATGAGATCGGAATCGAACCCTGGCATTCTGAGAGCTCACAGTTGGGAGAAACCCCAGCCTGCATCTTGTGCCTGGGTAGGGGGTGGCCACCTGCCCACTGCCAGGCCCCGGGACCCCATCACCACCCTCACATCCCAAGCACAGGTTCCCTCCAGGATCACACCTTGCAATCAACGGAGTTAATATGTTACCCCTAAATAAGCTAATTATATTATTACTTTTTGATGCTGCAATcacagatttttgttttgaagCTAAATTTGGTAAAACTTTAAATTAGGGTAATTAAATATTTAGTTGGAAGATGACAAGCTAGCAAACAACTCTCCTGGCCCTCTGACGCCCAGTTTCATGGTGACAGAAACTGCCTCAGGGAGCAGCGTGCAAACAGCTGGAGCCGGCGCCGGATGTACCAGGGCGCACCTCCCAGGCCAGGTATGGAAGGAGCAGAGCCTGGCGTGGCCTCTGCCTTGAGGCGTCCCCCTCTCTTCTGGCACCATCACTGCTGGAGGGCACTACGGCTTCGGGTTTAGGGTGGACACAGGCCTACAGAGCTGTCCATGCAGCAAACCAAGCACTGtgtccctggggaggctcagggcGGGAGCAAAATCAAAGAGCAGTTTGGGTTTGAGAAGAGGTGAACCCATGGCCACTCCGCCATCCCCAGACCTGAGCCCTATTCCTGCCCTCCTCTCAGCGTCCCCGAGAAGGTGCCCCTTACAGACAGGGAGGCAGTTATGTTCCAGAATGTGCAGCTATCTGAGCGGACATTCAGTCTGTAGGTTAGCGTGGCACCTTTAGTTCCGAGACATTCAAGAAAGCAATATTTATGGAGTGTTGACACGTCTATGGCCTCATTTTTTCTCCAGGTGAATCCCCGTCAGGGTTAGATGTCAGCTCTGAGTCTTCTCCTGTTTCCTCATGTTTCCAGGGGTCGGATTCCAGGCCAGTGCAGTGCCCATGGGCCTGAGACACTGTTCATGGCCAAGCCCCAGGCTCCAGGAGAAGCCGCAGTTTTCACACCGGCTCCCTTGTTGCCATATTGCGCACCTGTCAGCCCATGTTGGAGGGGCCGAGAGCCTGTAGCTGGTCTGAGTGTGGACAGTACCCGAGGGCGCTGCAGGCATGCTCCTTGAACCTGACCAGTTACGCACATCCCGAGTGAACCATAACACAGTCCTCCTGGGATGGGCCCATCTCCGAGAGGCCCTGAGCCCCCGGGAGCCGCACCCACGTCCAGTCCACTGAGGGTGACCAGGCCGGCAGCTGTGACCTGCCCAGGACACTTCCGCCTTTGGAGTCATCGGtgggggggcggaggggggcAGTATCATTGTTCGCTAAATGTGGGTGAAGCTGTGCCCACAGATACCATAGGAGGCAACAGTGCAAGGAGGTGACTCGAGGCCAAGGCTGAAGGTCCCCCTGTGCCGCTTCTGCTGGGCTGGCTGCAGAACCCAGATCCTGAAAGGACACTTTCCTCCTGCCCGATGCGAGTGCCGGCCAGACCCTGCCCATCAGGGCTACCCAACACAGAGCCCCCTAATGAACAGTGGGGCCCATGGCCTCACGACCAGCCAGGCCCCACCCGCCCAGCTGCCTGCTTTCTTCCCAGCACTGGTCACGCTGCCAGCGTGCTGCTGCCTGTAGAATTCCCTGCTGACCTCTGGGCACTGCGACCCTGGAGGCGTGGTACAGGGCAGGTGCCAGGTGACTCTGCCAGACAAACACATGCACTTAGTAACTTGACAGGGAGCAGAGGCTCTGCCTGAACCTTCCAGAAGATTCTACCTCTTGGATACAATAACATGACCAGTCAGCCAGCGGTTGTGTGGCCTGAGGCTGAAGGCTCAGCCAGGCTGAGGAGTCCACATGCCTTGCATACTCGAAAGGCCTGTCACCTGCTCAGGGCGCTGCTGGTGGGTGGCCCCACCGCCTGAGCATTAAACGTTGGCAAACGTTTCTCAGCCTCCAGACCCCAGCAGGTACAGGGCATCAGGGATCCCAGGGTGGCACTCGACGTCCTCCCAGACTCAGCCTCCAGCCCAGCACCCCCTCCTGCCACAAATAGCCCCCCAAAGCCCAGGAGACCTGCTTCTCTGTCCCCAGCATGGCTGTAGCTGGCGGTTTGCAATTTTGTCCTAAAAGGATGACGAAAACAAAAAACCTGGCGCTGAGACCCGCCACCCCTTTGGTGGGGAGCATGCACTTAACTGAGGATGTAGCTATTTATTTCCTCCCCTGTCTGGTCCAGaacatgaaacatttattttcccttgTGCTCCTGTGCACTCAAACAGCCTCAGACCTGTTCCCCGCAGGGCCAGAGAGAAAACTGTCCACTCTCACAGGAGGGTGTGGACCACATGGAGGGAACCATCCAGTAGAACCCAGGCGGGGCTTCTGTGGAGAGCCACGCCCCCACCTTCATCCCGGGGAGTACCTGTCTGGAGGAGCCAGGAAGGAGGGGAAGCCAAGCACAAGGAGCCCCTGACTTTGCCCTTGGGGACGTCCAGCGGCATGGAACTTCAAATGCACCTTGTGGCCTGGCCATCCAGCCAGAGGGATGGGGCGTTCAGGCGTCTGTGAGCTTGAACATCAAGAGAAGATGGGAAAGGGCTGGGGAGTCTGAAGTGTCTGATCCCCTGCCCCAGGGAGGGTAGAATCCTGCCTGTGGCGCCGCCTGCTATAAGTAGGGCAGTTGCTTCTGTGGACCCGGTTCCCCGTTTATCCTGAGAGTCTTAAAAATGCAGAAATCATTTCTGAAAGGAGGGCATGCCAGCTCCCGGGAGCTGctcagggtggggcagggagtaCGTCCTGTTTTGGGAGAAAACAAGGGAGGGACCCAGCAGACCCTTATCACCCACTGTGGGAACTGGAGGATGCCTCTCAGTTCCAGAGGGAGGGCGAGGtgcccaaccccaccccacccctccatcaGAGGACCCAGCACAGAAGAGGGAGAAGATAAACGGGAGTCCTGCAGTTGGTAACACGGCACCTTAATTGCCAGGATGTTGGGCAACCTGGCCAGTGGAGCCCCTGAGGGTGGCTGCCTGTGCCAGTCACTGGACACCAGCTGAATGTGCGCCCCCGCTCCCCCTCCAGCCAGGCCAGCGCCCTCTACCGACGATAAGCCAGATTCAAGGGCATCGACTTCGCTCCATCCATCTCCACACAGTGAACCAACCAGCCACCCAACCCTCTCTCTCTGCTAAAAGGAGAGGGAGGTGAGCACAAAGTCACACAACCTCTGCTCACTGCAGGGCTGGTGCCAGGGACACGAGACGCTGCTGCAGCTGGAGACACAAGAGCCACAGCCCAGGTCCCGGGGTGAGTTCCGTGGACCCGCAAGCAACCCCACAGCAACGGACCCAGAGCCATTTCCATCTTGTAGGGGATGCTCTGTGCGTGCAGAGTGTGCTGGTACTTTTCGCCAGATAACATCTTCATGCTTCACTGTCTAATTTTCGCATTGTTCTAGATTCTGACCTTATATGGAAAATGTGAGTTAATTCTGAGCTTCCACCCTGCTTTTAAAAGTCGCTCACATTTGCCCAATTTCAGTACGTGGGGCTGGGTCGGCTGCAACTGTCTCCCATCCCCACCAGGTGGCGCCACCGCACTGAGCCTCCTGGAGCCAAGCCCGTGGACGCCAGCGGGTGGCTGGGCTGGTCCCAGCCAGGCTGGGGGCATCCGGCCGCATCTCCTCCCGGTCGGTACCCATGATAGCCGGCGGTCTGCTGTTGACACACGTTGGAAGGTTCCGGCTGCCTCGGGGGCACATGACCCTCATTTCCTCTCTGCTGCCCCTCCCCTTAATTAGGCAGAAAGTGGGGCAACGTTTCCCAGGACCAAGGGTCTCAGCGGCAGTCCCTCCGATGCTAGGACAGGGCCCAAGAACATGTGCAACCCAGGTGTAGACGCCCCGGGACCGTCACTGCCACCAGCCTGTGTCCAGTCCCCGCACCTGGACATGTGTCATGGCGTCAGGGCTCAGACCGAAGTCCCAGGTGATGTGTCCAGGCTGAGGGGCCAAGAAGAGGCATTACCTGGGGTGGGGGACTGACCCCATGGTCTCTCCAAGGAATCTTGGCCTCGCCGCCCCATTTTGTGGACAGGGAAATAGCCAGCCTCCTGTTCAGGAGGCCCACGGAAGAGCGAGGCTATCCAGGATGGCGGGTCCATGCTGCGGTCCTCCAGGCAGGCCTGACCTATCAGAGCACGCGGGGTGGGCGGCTCACACGGGACTGTCCCCAGACGCATCTGAGCACACAGCAGCCATGCCTGGGCCTTGTAcccatctcacagatgagaaGGCAATCGGGGACCCAGGGTGGGCTGTAAAGCGAACAGCAGCTTGGCCTCAGCGTCTGAGCCCTGACCACTGTCCATCTGTGCCCGATGCTCCCTTGGCCCGTCCTTGCAGCTGGACCTGTTCCCTTCTGGCCCTAGGCAGTCATTGCACAAttgcgcccccccacccccaccaccaccctcccaaCCCCCAGGTGAACTCtgctggtgtctgcagcccccTCTGGAGCTCACCCTGATCCAGGGCTTCAGGAGGGCAAGGCTGCTGCGCCCTGAGCAGGACTGGGGAGGCGGCGGAAACTGGGGGCCAGAGAGGTGGACAGtgcaccaccccccaccaccacacctGGAGGCACCCATCCCCCTTCTGGACTCCTGTGTAGAGCCCAACACTGACTGCCCTCCTGGCTGCATCTGGGTTACTCCAGTGGGCCCAAAGGGTCCAAAGGGTCTGGCCCAAGGGCAGCCAAGGCCACAATCAGACACCAGGCTCCTGCTGCCCCCATCCCTTGGGATGGGCCACTGGCCACACAAACCCAGGGGCTTGCTGCCCCCTGGAGGCCAGAAGGAGAACTGCCCCTAAGTGGCTGCTCTCTCTTCTGGACCCCTGGTCAGAGGACGGATCCCAGCAGGAGACTCTGCCTCTTATTTCTCATCATGGATGCTGGTCTCTAAcgctcttctctcctctccttgtctggctttggtatcagggcaaCCCTGGCCTGGAAAAATGAATTTGGAAATGTTCCCTCCTCTTTAAGTGTCCGAGAGATTTTGAGAACTGCTGTTCATTCCTCTcgaaatgtttggtagaattcacccgTGAAACCATGGTCCTGGGCTCCTCTCTGTTGGGAGGTTTTTAGTCATTGATTCCGTCTCCTTACTGCTGACTGTCTGCTGagattttccatttttcagaaTTCAGTCTCAGTAGGCTGTCTGTTCCTTGGAATTCCCCATTTCTTCAGGTTGGTCCAACTTATGTGGTCATCTCTCATGATACTCCGTGTTTCTGTGGTATCAGTCATAAAGCACATGGatatttatagcaactttattcacaaTTGCCAACAACTAATAGAAGGAATAGACGAATAGATATTTGTAAGTATTTGGACATTTTAAACAATATGATCAATACATTTGatcaaattaatttataaagaacACCACATCTCCCCTCAAAAAAGTTTACACAAATTGAGCAGATGAGATAGTCCTAGcggctgggggagagggagggacaggtAGGTGGCACACAGGGGACTTTTAGGGCCGTGAAAATGAGGTGGATACACCTCATTccttgttgtttggtcactaagtcgtgtctgactctttgtgaccccacaaactgcagcctgccaggcttctctcttctaaccctaaccctaacccatgggattccccaggaaatactggagtaggttgccatttccttcatcagcATACATGTCatgagtgtgttagtcgctcagtcatgtctgactctgtgtgaccccatggactgtggcccgcccagttcctctgtccatgggattctccaggcaagaatactggagtggattgccatccccttctccaatacatgtcattatacctTTGCAAAAACCCATGGAATGTACATCACAAAGTGTGAACCTAAACTatagataataataatgtatcaagggcttccctggtggtccagtagttaagaatccatctaccaatgcaggggacacaggtttgatcccataTGCCACGGAGCCACTAAGCctctgcaccacaactgctgattCCATGCTCTGGAGGCCAAGTGCAGCAGCTACTGAGCCTTTGAGCCCCAGGGTCCGTGCTCCGCATCAAGAGactcaccacaatgagaagcctgggcaccgtaactagagagcagcccccacttggtgcaatagagaaagcctgtgtgtggcaacaaagacccagtgcagcaaaataaacaaatgttttttaaaaataatgtgccAGTATTGGTGCATTGGTTGCAACAAAAGTAGCACACCAGTGCAGGATGTTAAtgatgagggtggggtggggaaacgGGGTATGtgggaactctgtactttccCATCCATTTGTCTGTAAACTTATAAAGTGTATAAAGTATAAGTATAAGTGTATAAAAGtataagtatataaaaaaaaGTATAAGTGTATAAAAAAGTATAAgtgtataaaattttcaaatgccCATAATGCTGAGTCTAAACCaaatttcaacaaagaaaataagCAACCCCATTCATGCCCTTAGGGAACAAATTTTTCAGATGAATCTTAACATACCCAGTATAAGAGCTTAATGGACTGTTGTCGATGTTTTCTCACCATCTGTCAATTTTTGTCTGatatattcaataaaatgataaaagacGTTCTCTTTCAGCATCCATCAGACAAATACTCAAATAAGAATATAAAGGATTTGAACAACACAGCACACTTGattgaaaacatatatatatatataaaatttcaactATGTCCAATAAAATCCCCATCATATATATGAACCGCAATgtgataaaattagaaatcaataagaaaGGAAAACCCCAAAGGTATTTATAAATTTGGGTATTTCACCCAATATTTATTTAGACTAGCTTTCCTATGAGGAAATCTTCTAACACTGTCACAGAGAAACTTAAAGACTCTGGGCCTAAACCTGGGGAAGCAGGCAGTGATCTCAGAGGGAAATGATGAGCCTTGATCTAATGTTACAAGCTTTTGGCCAAGCTTGTCACTCTTAATTAGCCACAGTGGATGGACCTCTTGTATGGCTGGGGGAGGATGTCAGGagtgcttcctggaggaggaggtgcaTTCAGCCCAGTGGGATGGGCAGGGTGTGCCAGGTGGGCAGAGAGCCAAACCTAAGGCACAGAAGCCAGAAAGATGCACACCACTGGTGGCAGTGCAGCCCATCTGGCCAGCACTGAGGGCAACCTGCGACAGGGCTCTGGAGTGGGGCTGGGCAGGTGTAAAGACCTGGAACGCCCCAAGGAGCAGGGACTCTATCCCACAGGTGACCGGGAGCTACTGGGAATCTCAAGTGGAAGGAGATGAAGTCAGCCAGGAATCTGTGCTGATGGAGAAGGAGGGGCAGAGAAGATGCAAGGAAATCAGAGCTGAAGCCACCAGCGCCAGAACCCTGGGAGGCCCTGCTGCCTCGAGTTTCCTGTGGACTCAGGAAGGAGCTCTCTCATTATTACTCAGGGGCAACAGTTTTGCTGCTAACCAAGGAGTCATTTGGGGAGACATATTCATGCTGATGCATTCCATGCATGCCACCTAAACACACAGCAGGGACCACCTCCGTGGGGGACCCAAAGGTCCAGTGGGTGGGATGTGATGTGGCAGTCGTGAGCAACATTCGGGAGATGGCCAGAACCAGGGGACTCTCTCCTACATACCTCACCCAGAGGCCACAAACCAGCAGCTCATACAGCATTAACACCTCCTCTCCTGCAACGTGGATAAACTTGGAAACACgctcagtgagagaagccagtcacaaaaagccaCACCGCGTGTGAGTGAAATGTCCATTTACGTGAAATGTCCAGAGCAGgcaaatccatggagacagaagGTAGACGCTGGTTGCCATGGGTTTtgtgaaagaaggaaagggagggatGCGGGTCTAACCGTGTGTGGGTCTTTTTGGGGTGACAAACGTGCCCTGGAACAGACTATTGTGATGGACACGTGACACTGTGAATAATCTAAAACCCTTGACTTATACACTTTGAATGGGTAAGCCGTGTAGTTAGTACTTGAATTATATCTCGATAAaggtttttttcaaaaaattcttaTCACTCTGGACTTGCCCAGCACGGTGCCCACTAGTGgagtggagggagagagggagaggggagggaggggtttATAAGCTGTCAAGTCCTGTCCGCATGCGGAAGGTGGTGCTTCTGTGGGGCTTCTAACAACCTTAACAAACAGGTTCTGGTAAGAGGACTGGGAGCATCTTTCTTTGCCTTCCCCCCATGGGGACACGGAGATGGTGGACGGTCCGAGGCCAGAGCTGCCACCTGGAGGCTCTGCCACTCTACTTGGGGCACTTGAAGGGCAATTACCAAGCATTACCCAGAGGTACTGGAGAGAGGTACAGGGAACACACATCCCTAAAATGAACCTCGGCCCAGGCCCTCCATCACCAGAGAGCCCCAGAAACAATGGGGTCAGAGTCTCGCCCCAAATGCAGGACCAGTGCTGCCCCAAAGCAGCTGCTAACCTCTTCCCTGCTTGGCAGAGCCTGACACTTCCTGGCTGTCCCAACCTGCTGCCCTCAGCCTGCCCACAGGGACCTCACCCCAGAGGAACCGCCCATACCAAACAGCAAAGAGCCATGACTGCATTTAGCCTTCTGCACTTAGGAAATAGCCCAGGAAAAAAGTCACAACCCAAAAGCAAGTGTTGGCATGCAACACAAAACCAATAAAAACATGAGGAGGTTTGAAATCAATGTTCTTTGGGCCTCTCAGCCATGTTCCAGGATTGGCCACGGAGCCTCTTAGTGTAAACTGCCCATTAGTGACATTTAGAAAGAAACTGCTGAGACATCAGAAGTGACATAAAGAACAAGGAACACCCTCTGAGCAGGTGGTGGAGCAGGCGGGGTTCTTGTGCCCACCCTGGAAGGCAGCTTCTTCCCCAGGGCTAGCATGGTTTCCGAAGGAGCCGGCCAGGTCTGGGGCAGCAGCCAGGTTTGGGGTAGCAGCTGTGCCTGGGCGCCTTGTGTTTTACCCAATTCTAGTGAAGTACTGGCCTCTGGAGCCGACACCTCCAAAAGCAGAGAGGGGAGACTTGCCAAGGTGTCAAGGGTGCCTCACTGTGCCTGGCTGTGCCAGGAAGCGAGGCTAATGGGGACCGGAGGGCCTGAGAACGCCCATTAAACAGCAGGGCCCGCGGGTGGAGTGCAATCTCCCAGGCGGCCAGCAGGTGGCAGCGTCTGCCCAAAAACCACTCCTGTCCAGGCATATTCGGGACTCAGCCACGGAGACTGCTTCTACTGCCGGGGTCAGATCCCGTTTGGcgggtggagggggcggggcgggctgaCATCGGATTTTACTGAACCTCCCAGCGATGCTGACCGGCAGCCACAGCGGGAGCTCTGCTCCAGCCTCTGTTTTGAAAATCGATCTCCTGGGTGCCTGTGGTTTCAATGACTACATATTCTGAAGACATTCCCACGACCGCACAAATGCCTGCCAGACACCCCTTGGTTGGTTCAAACGCTCCCACCCTCAGTTTATCCACTGAGCCTACCCTCCCCCttaaccccacccccagccctgaggcccagaggcaggaggccctCAGCTCCCATCAGACCCCACCACTCGCATGGGCCCGGGGGCATCAGTGGAGCTGGCCCACCTCTGCTTACAACCCCTTTCACCCTGAACAGCTCTGCCAGGCCGGGAGGGACGCCCAGAAGGAAGCGTCCCAAATCCCCTGAGGGCTGCGGTGCCGCGGTCTGCAGAAAGCGTTTCCCTGAGCTCCTTCTGGGTGGCCTCTGTCCTCCCAGCAAAGACGGAACTCCCCACCAGGACCAGCCACGCgggcctctgcccccacccccactctcgcCCTCTGCCGCCCCTCCAACAGCCTAGATGCGCCCTGCCCCTCAGGGTGCTTCCCCACCCCAGCTGCTGGGCGTCCCCCACTCGCTCTCCAGACTTCAGCCCAGGAGGCAGTGCAGGGGCTTCTTGGAAAAGGCCTCCCCCAGACCCTCCTGGTCCTTCATGCGCAGCCGGACATGCAGGTAGGTGAGACCTCCTCTCCTAAACATCAGCCCCAGGTTCCCTCCCCTCATCCGGGCGCCCAGAGAGCCGGTCTCTGATGTTCCCACGACAGATGATCCACGTGTTTGCGCCTGTCTCCTCGAACACTCCCATCCAGCACCGAAGTCCTGGAGAGCCagcaggccctggaaggggcgcTGGGAGCGCCCAGTTTGCCCTTCGGGTTACCTGGCTGTGCGGTACTACTAGGACGCCCACCCGGGAGGAGCGCCCCAGGCGTACGCCCGGCACCTGATGCGGACTCGGCTGGTCGATCTCCGTGGTGTTCTGCGCGCTCCCTGCTCTGATCCCTGCCTGCGCGACGCCGGACGTAGGTCCTGCAAATGGCACAGAAGAAGAGGAGTCGGACTGAGACGGGTGCCCACGAGGGACAGGAGGGTACAGCGGCTGCACCCCCCGGGGCGGCAGGAGGCAGCGCGGAGAAGCGGGAACAGCGCTCCTAGGCCCCACCGTGTCCACCACTGTCTCCAACCAGATCCCCGGCTCCCTCATCCCGGCGGCTCCCCCACCCTTGGCCGTCGGTCTGCGCCGCCTAAGCGGCCGGGCTCCGGAAAGAGGCGGTCACCAGGTCCCCTCTGATTGGACGGCTGCGAAGTCCCAGCGGGCGCCTCCGCACCTTAAAGGGGGAGTGGCGGCGCGAGAGGGAGGTAAAGCGCTCCCCAGCCCAGCTCAGCGCGCGGCGgcgagaggtgggggtggggtggggggcggcaggagagaaagagacggaataggagggggaggggagacgggggaggggaggagaccaGGAGGCGGGGCCGAGGCCCTGGGAGGCTCGGGGACTGACTGACTGCCGGACGGACGTGCGAGCCGGGAACCGGACCGAGGCAGCGCCAGCGGCCAGCGCGAGCGCGGACCCTGGGGCGGCACGGCCTGGGCCGTAGGAGCACCTGCCCGCCCGGCGGGCCCTCGGGCCCAGAGGCGCGGCCATGGCAGAGCTCAAGTCGCTGTCGGGGGACGCGTACCTGGAGCTGAGCCGCGGCTACGCGGCGGCGGGCCTCGCCTACGGGCCGGCCCGGGGGCCCGAGGCGGCCCGCTGCTACGGCATGCCGGGCACGGGAGGTGACCTCCCCGCGGCGTCCGCGCCCCGAGCCCCGGCCGCGGCAGCCGAGAGCAGCGGCGAGCAGAGCGGGGACGAGGACGACGCCTTCGagcggcggaggcggcggcgcGGGCCGGGGAGCGCGGCGGACGGACGGCGGCGGCCCCGGGAGCAGCGGTCGCTGCGGCTGAGCATCAACGCCCGGGAGCGCCGGCGGATGCACGACCTGAACGATGCCCTGGACGGTCTGCGCGCGGTGATCCCCTACGCGCACAGCCCGTCGGTGCGCAAGCTCTCCAAGATCGCCACGCTGCTGCTCGCCAAGAATTACATCCTCATGCAGGCGCAGGCCCTGGACGAGATGCGGCGCCTCGTGGCCTACCTCAACCACGGCCAGGGGTTGGCCGCGCCGGTGGCCGCCGCGCCCTTGACGCCCTTCGGCCAGGCTGCAGTGTACCCCTTCTCTGCCAGCGCCGCGCTGCCCTGTCCAGACAAGTGCGCCGCCTTCTCCGGGACGCCCTCGGCGCTTTGCAAACACTGTAACGAGAAGCCCTAAGGGCCCTGGGCCGTCCCTCCTTCCGCACGCGTCCTTCATTTTACCTTTCCCCCATGACTGCCACCCTCCCCCACTGGACTGCGCTCACGGGGAGCAGACGGCCGCACCTCGCTTCCAGCCCTTATGCGCTGAGCAGTTGGGCCGGCGGAACAGAAGAGCAAAGCCCAGCCGGGAGTGGGACTGAACCGGACAACGGGGTGCTGGAATCCAGGTCCTAGAGCGTACAGCGCCCCTGGGCACTCTCCGGACGTCGCCAGCCATCCGATCCTGAACAGGACGGGGCTGACCAACCGTGTTTGTCTGGGCGCCACCGCTCAGCCTCAAAAAGAAACCCGGGGTTGCAGTGGGAACAGGGGTTGGCGCTATCCCCGCGCGGGTGATCCTCCCCAGAGCCACCTAGGGGCTCGCAGAGCGCAGGGAAGGAGGGTAGCCCGGGTCCCGGCCCTCTCAGGGCGCGTATTTGGCCTGCGTCGGCCGTCTTGCCAACCACAAGGCCGCGCTCTGGGTGGGCGTGTTCCGCCTCCGCCGGCTCCATGACCCCCTCCCCGTGCCGCAGGAGCGGAACTGCGGGATGAGCCCCAACCCGGTCCCGCAACTGTGGTTGCAAGGAAGCTAGACCGCGGACGCAAGAAGACCCCGATTAGTAGCTTTTCGCCTTTCCCGTCTGTTACGTTTCTTTTCTAGCCTGCCTGGAGATGCTGACTTCTGGGTGAGCGGACGTTGACGCCGGCTGCTTCCCATTGTCCCTAAGCAGCCCCTGGACTCGCCAGCCACCACCTCCCTGGTGCGGCCCTGGTGAAGCTTTATGGAGACTGAGATGCGCCCTCTGCTTAAAGGCGGCTGCATGGAGGAGGGCTCCTG is a window of Budorcas taxicolor isolate Tak-1 chromosome 13, Takin1.1, whole genome shotgun sequence DNA encoding:
- the BHLHE23 gene encoding class E basic helix-loop-helix protein 23, producing the protein MAELKSLSGDAYLELSRGYAAAGLAYGPARGPEAARCYGMPGTGGDLPAASAPRAPAAAAESSGEQSGDEDDAFERRRRRRGPGSAADGRRRPREQRSLRLSINARERRRMHDLNDALDGLRAVIPYAHSPSVRKLSKIATLLLAKNYILMQAQALDEMRRLVAYLNHGQGLAAPVAAAPLTPFGQAAVYPFSASAALPCPDKCAAFSGTPSALCKHCNEKP